GGTTCTATTGGTCCTatcaaaacgaataaaaaataaatatttgcttttacatgtttgaataaaataatatttgtatactaaattttcaataacttaggagctatggccgtataaacaatttatttgtttataacttatTTCCCCCCACTTTGAGCTATGAGCAAGCTGAAAATTCAGATTCAGCGGTCAAAATACGTCgatacaaaatacaatacactccttgttcggtaggtcatgtaaatatatacaaaatatactcagcgcctacactataaATCAATAAGTAATATGGCGCTGACTGGGTACCGTGCAAGTGAGTGAGAGAATGTCCCCATCCTACTCCTACCTACAaaagagcataccttgtctagtTCTACCAAGATGTAAATGTAGCTGCTGGTCTACATTTAATAAGTTTGTGGGTATCATTATATTCTGTTCTATTTACAGACTTATATAcatgtcaaattttcaatgcatcgaaattgtttatattattaattaaactttgacGAAAATGGATTTCTATTTTCTAGTGTTGACAGTGAAAGCAAGTGTAAGGACTAATAAGATCCATTAAATGTTTATTGAACACGATATATTAAAATGTCAGAAAACTCATCAATACGAACGatagatattaaaaatggaaacagaaattaaaattgaattgaatacaTCAACTGAAGAAAataatgcatatttattaaatactgaGAACATTAAAATTGAACATGAATTACAGATGTTACAGACCGAATTAATAATCAAAGATGAAAACATTGATgatatcgaacaaaattttatttgtgttttttgtaataaaaaatttacagattACTCAAAATTAGCTAGACATAAAAAAATCCATACGAGAAAAAAACCTTATGTGTGCGATATTTGTGATAAGAAATTTACAACACGTAAATATTTAGTTGTTCATACACGAATTCATACAGGGAAAAAATCTCGTGATAGAAAATTCGTTTGTGTtgaaagtgaaaaattagtGTGCGGTGTTTGCGATAAGAAATTCAATCACAAAGGAAGTTTAATTGCACATCAACGAATCCatagcggagaaaaaccatttcagtgtaatatttgtgataaaactttCGGCCACAAAACAACTCTAATTAGACACCAACACGTTCATACAAAAGAAAGACCTTATGCATGCGATCTCTGCGATAAGAAATTTTCCTCCCAacaatatttagtttttcataaacaaatgcATGCGGGAAAAACTATtgaatgtgatgtttgtaataagaAATTCACCCTCGAAGCAAGTTTAATTCAACATAAGCGAATTCAtacaggagaaaaaccatttgtttgtgatatttgtgatgaaaaatttattcaacgaACAAGTTTAAATAGACACAAACAAATTCATacaggagaaaaaccttttgGATGCgatatgtgtaataaaaaattcaaagaaaaaaacgcTTTAACCGGCCACAAACGACGAAGCCATtttggagaaaaaccttttacgtgtgatatttgtgataaagGATTCACTCAGAGGACAAGCCTAactaaacataaattaattcatgGAGAAAAATCTTTCcgatgtgatatttgtaataaaaattttatcagtcGAAGTGATTTAGctaaacataaacaaattcatACAGAAGGGAAATTTTTTGAGAGTGATATTGGTGATGAAttatacaatcaaaataaaagtcaAGATCAATTAATTCAAACAGGAGAAAcaccttttttaaataatgggtGTGAAACAGAAGAAAGACTTTATTCAAGGGATGTTTGTGAAACAGAAGAAAGACTCAGCTTAAGGGAAGTTTGTGAAACAGAAGAAAGACTAAGCTTAAGGGAAGTTTGTGAAACAGAAGAAAGACTTTATTCAAGGGAAGTTTGTGAAACAGAAGAAAGACTTTATTCAAGGGATGTTTGTGAAACAGAAGAAAGACTTTATTCAAGGGATGTTTGTGAAACAGAAGAAAGACTTTATTCAAGGGAAGTTTGTGAAACAGAAGAAAGACTTTTTTCAAGGGATGTTTGTGAAACAGAAGAAAGACTTTAT
This genomic interval from Chrysoperla carnea chromosome 1, inChrCarn1.1, whole genome shotgun sequence contains the following:
- the LOC123295204 gene encoding zinc finger protein 845-like, translated to METEIKIELNTSTEENNAYLLNTENIKIEHELQMLQTELIIKDENIDDIEQNFISRHKKIHTRKKPYVCDICDKKFTTRKYLVVHTRIHTGKKSRDRKFVCVESEKLVCGVCDKKFNHKGSLIAHQRIHSGEKPFQCNICDKTFGHKTTLIRHQHVHTKERPYACDLCDKKFSSQQYLVFHKQMHAGKTIECDVCNKKFTLEASLIQHKRIHTGEKPFVCDICDEKFIQRTSLNRHKQIHTGEKPFGCDMCNKKFKEKNALTGHKRRSHFGEKPFTCDICDKGFTQRTSLTKHKLIHGEKSFRCDICNKNFISRSDLAKHKQIHTEGKFFESDIGDELYNQNKSQDQLIQTGETPFLNNGCETEERLYSRDVCETEERLSLREKKDFIQGKFVKQKKDFIQGMFVKQKKDFIQGMFVKQKKDFIQGKFVKQKKDFFQGMFVKQKKDFIQGMFVKQKKDFIQGITLIVHKRIHTGEKPLACDVCDEKFNHVTSLARHKQIHTGRNFKCNICNKKFTDKAALIGHKRTHTGEKPFLCDFCDKTFTQSTSLARHKLNHTGEKSFGCDVCDKKFYNRTDLNKHKQIHTGKKFVCEICDKNFTQKSTLIAHQRIHNGEKPFQCHICDKSFGHKTTLIRHQHVHTKERPYACDLCDKKFSSKQYLVFHKHIHDGKTMECDVCNKKFILKASLIAHKRIHTGEKPFVCDICDEKFNQRTSLNRHKQIHTGRKSFAFKHFPRKKI